In Microplitis demolitor isolate Queensland-Clemson2020A chromosome 9, iyMicDemo2.1a, whole genome shotgun sequence, one genomic interval encodes:
- the LOC128668659 gene encoding uncharacterized protein LOC128668659 — protein sequence METKINASAFNSAMNKLFSDRKVILNKIIVPLNEKNEVDEMESGEYSENLGKFDFANLSPTRTLPRSLSSSPKSILSTDLVIVDEEPKVSSEFTREVKSTFIRTNTPTITRSVTPYSDLAMQCETTTASTFTRLVTPPSTRMNTRSYSNLLLQYRTKVTSTMTAPYSDPDVHYSSTITPTFTSTVTLGNFHPNIQYQTTSTTTYSNPNIQYDPTVKSTISSTVTSTYLNAHSQYSSTPGPYSNPHSQYQSTITTSTTPTVTHANSNPNVQYQPAVEPTTSSTVTSTYSNAHGQYSSTPGPYSNPHSQYSSTVRPFYSDPYVQHQSLPTPLSNSYTQLHHQLHHFQVLIIIFIIHLDNVF from the coding sequence atggaaactaaaataaatgcaTCGGCTTTCAATTCAGCCATGAATAAGCTGTTTTCCGACAGAAAGGTAAtcctcaataaaataatagtccCGTTAAACGAAAAAAACGAAGTCGATGAAATGGAATCCGGTGAATACTCAGAAAATTTaggaaaatttgattttgctAATCTATCTCCTACTCGAACTTTACCACGTTCTTTATCATCATCAcctaaatcaattttatcaacAGATTTGGTAATAGTTGATGAAGAACCTAAAGTCTCTTCAGAATTCACACGAGAAGTCAAGTCAACATTCATTCGAACGAATACACCAACTATAACACGGAGTGTAACACCTTACTCCGATCTTGCCATGCAATGCGAAACAACAACTGCATCAACATTCACACGATTAGTCACACCACCATCGACACGAATGAACACACGTTCATACTCCAATTTACTTCTGCAGTACCGAACGAAAGTCACATCTACAATGACAGCTCCTTACTCAGATCCAGACGTTCACTACTCATCAACAATCACACCAACTTTCACATCAACAGTCACACTTGGTAACTTTCATCCAAACATTCAATATCAAACAACATCCACAACTACTTATTCAAATCCAAATATCCAGTATGATCCAACAGTTAAATCAACTATCTCATCTACAGTCACATCCACTTATTTAAATGCACACAGTCAGTACTCATCAACACCTGGACCTTACTCAAATCCACACAGCCAGTATCAATCAACAATCACAACAAGTACCACGCCAACAGTCACACATGCTAACTCAAATCCAAATGTTCAATATCAACCAGCAGTCGAACCAACTACCTCATCTACAGTCACATCCACTTATTCAAATGCTCACGGTCAGTACTCATCAACACCTGGTCCTTATTCAAATCCACACAGCCAGTACTCATCAACAGTTAGACCTTTCTATTCAGATCCATACGTTCAACACCAATCATTACCAACTCCTCTCTCCAATTCATACACTCAGTTACACCATCAGTTACACCATTTTCAAGTGCTCATCATAATATTCATAATCCACCTCGACAACGTTTTCTGA